The proteins below are encoded in one region of Anguilla anguilla isolate fAngAng1 chromosome 3, fAngAng1.pri, whole genome shotgun sequence:
- the LOC118222475 gene encoding cdc42 effector protein 2-like: MSTKAPIYLKRGSRKGKKEKLRDILSSDMISPPLGDFRHTIHIGSSGGENDLFGDLSFLQGKFHLLPGQQGRSLSQRCSQYGEPFQFTRAASVCGHQASGESSPLLKNAISLPVIGGVQAITLPASGPAPDPASDFAPDSALDSAPDSTPDSPLAQPDMLSQAPPPKPPRLHLDDKSPPLSPDPSMRSSDTPSPLTPPSSRASLDAEQCLQSPEERPYLSHAGSLLSLHLDLGPSILDDVLQIMDKHSMGGLNGTCVHGGRQEIVT, encoded by the coding sequence ATGTCTACCAAGGCACCTATTTACCTGAAGCGGGGGAGCCGAAAGGGTAAGAAGGAGAAGCTGCGGGACATCCTGTCCTCCGACATGATCAGCCCCCCGCTGGGGGACTTCCGGCACACCATCCACATCGGGAGCAGCGGCGGGGAGAACGACCTGTTCGGGGACCTGTCCTTCCTGCAGGGCAAGTTCCACCTGCTGCCGGGCCAGCAGGGCCGTAGTCTGTCGCAGCGCTGCAGCCAGTACGGGGAGCCCTTCCAGTTCACCCGCGCGGCCAGCGTGTGCGGGCACCAGGCCTCCGGCGAGAGCTCGCCCCTGCTGAAGAACGCCATCTCCCTGCCCGTCATTGGCGGGGTGCAGGCCATCACGCTGCCcgcctctggccccgcccccgacccaGCCTCCGACTTCGCCCCCGACTCCGCCCTTGACTCCGCCCCCGACTCCACCCCAGATTCCCCGCTCGCACAGCCCGATATGCTGAGCCAAGCCCCGCCTCCCAAGCCTCCCAGGTTACACCTGGATGACAAGTCCCCGCCCCTCAGTCCAGACCCCTCCATGCGGTCCTCTGACACACCGtcccccctgaccccgccctcctcGAGGGCGTCGCTGGATGCCGAGCAGTGCCTCCAGAGCCCGGAGGAACGGCCTTACCTGTCCCATGCCGgctccctgctctccctgcaCCTGGACTTGGGGCCCTCCATCCTGGACGATGTGCTCCAGATCATGGACAAGCACAGCATGGGTGGCCTCAACGGGACGTGCGTACATGGCGGGCGCCAGGAGATTGTCACCTGa